A window of Bacillota bacterium contains these coding sequences:
- a CDS encoding IS21 family transposase: protein MRNVREVLRLVNEGKLSLRQIARSCQCSPTTVAAITERYKNQHLDWPMISQMDDAELEAKLYPQEIRSSKKPLPDYEYIHKELMKKGVTLQLLWQEYKEKYPDGVQYTQFCDHYLKWRKLRNLSMHQIHRAGEKVFVDWAGLTHYIIDADTGERREVYFFVAVLGASNMLYTEPCLSMELHAWINAHVNAFTYFGGSTEIIVPDNTKTAVKKPCYYEPEIHPTYREMASHYGCVIIP from the coding sequence ATGCGTAACGTACGCGAAGTATTGCGTCTGGTAAACGAAGGAAAACTGAGCCTTCGTCAGATTGCACGAAGTTGTCAATGCTCACCGACCACCGTTGCCGCCATCACTGAGCGATACAAAAATCAACATCTTGACTGGCCCATGATCTCACAAATGGATGATGCCGAACTTGAGGCAAAACTTTATCCCCAGGAGATCAGAAGCAGTAAAAAGCCTTTGCCGGACTATGAGTACATTCATAAGGAGCTGATGAAAAAAGGGGTCACCCTGCAGTTATTATGGCAGGAGTACAAGGAAAAATACCCCGATGGTGTCCAATATACACAATTTTGTGACCATTACCTAAAATGGCGAAAACTCCGAAACCTATCCATGCACCAGATCCACCGGGCAGGAGAAAAAGTGTTTGTGGATTGGGCTGGTCTTACACATTATATCATCGATGCCGACACCGGAGAACGAAGAGAAGTATACTTCTTTGTAGCTGTGCTTGGTGCCAGTAACATGCTTTATACGGAACCATGTCTTTCTATGGAACTTCACGCATGGATTAATGCACATGTAAATGCTTTTACCTACTTTGGTGGCTCAACTGAAATCATTGTGCCGGATAATACCAAAACCGCTGTTAAGAAGCCCTGCTACTATGAGCCTGAAATCCACCCAACCTACAGGGAAATGGCCTCGCATTATGGCTGTGTCATTATACCTG